A stretch of the Sphingosinithalassobacter tenebrarum genome encodes the following:
- a CDS encoding DmpA family aminopeptidase: MKGHIVKTDLRAAFTLGLAALFLAAAPAAAQERARDLGVPFDGTPGEFNAITDVPGVEVGQTTVIKGEGPLDIGRGPARTGVTIIHPLGKDSVDGVAAGRAVINGTGEWTGMHLVDEIGLFFGPVALTGSGNVGLVIQSLMDWSVEHVPAPLLVTRVLPVVGETLDSRLNDVFGHPLSREDVFAALDSAASGPVAEGNVGGGTGMIAYTFKGGVGTASRIVEVGGKRYTVGVLLQANHGNRDDLRIAGIPVGREIEQNWPEINGVAAIGPNAGEPQDKNSLLIVIATDAPLMPHQLRRVARRAAMGVGRNGSTAGNLSGEMVLAFSTTNVSTPGGEIHIDGMIADTDSDTMNALFAAVVQATEEALVNQLVASETMTGANGVKVYALPRDQLVEILARHNRLVPQD; the protein is encoded by the coding sequence ATGAAGGGACATATTGTGAAGACCGATCTGCGCGCCGCATTCACTTTGGGCCTCGCCGCCCTGTTTCTCGCGGCGGCCCCCGCCGCGGCGCAGGAGCGCGCGCGCGATCTTGGCGTGCCGTTCGACGGGACGCCGGGCGAATTTAACGCGATCACCGACGTTCCCGGCGTCGAAGTCGGCCAGACGACGGTGATCAAGGGCGAGGGGCCGCTCGACATCGGCCGGGGGCCCGCGCGCACCGGCGTCACCATTATCCACCCGCTCGGCAAGGATAGCGTCGACGGCGTCGCTGCCGGCCGCGCGGTGATCAACGGCACCGGCGAATGGACCGGCATGCATCTGGTCGACGAGATCGGGCTGTTCTTCGGGCCGGTCGCGCTCACCGGATCGGGCAATGTCGGGCTGGTGATCCAGAGCCTGATGGACTGGTCGGTCGAACATGTCCCCGCGCCGCTGCTGGTCACGCGAGTGCTGCCGGTGGTCGGCGAGACGCTCGACAGCCGCCTCAATGACGTGTTCGGCCATCCGCTCTCGCGCGAGGATGTGTTCGCCGCGCTCGACAGTGCGGCGAGCGGCCCGGTCGCTGAAGGCAATGTCGGCGGCGGTACGGGGATGATCGCCTATACCTTCAAGGGCGGGGTCGGTACGGCTTCGCGCATCGTCGAAGTGGGCGGCAAACGTTATACGGTCGGCGTGCTGCTCCAGGCCAATCACGGCAATCGCGACGATCTGCGCATCGCCGGCATTCCGGTGGGCCGCGAGATCGAGCAGAACTGGCCCGAGATAAACGGCGTTGCCGCGATCGGCCCCAATGCGGGCGAGCCGCAGGACAAGAATTCGCTGCTGATCGTCATCGCCACCGATGCCCCGCTGATGCCGCATCAGCTCCGGCGGGTGGCGCGCCGCGCGGCGATGGGCGTCGGGCGCAATGGCAGCACTGCGGGCAATCTTTCGGGCGAGATGGTGCTGGCCTTTTCCACCACCAATGTCTCCACCCCCGGCGGTGAAATCCATATCGACGGGATGATCGCCGATACCGACAGCGACACGATGAATGCGCTGTTCGCGGCGGTGGTGCAGGCGACCGAGGAAGCGCTGGTCAACCAGCTTGTCGCTTCGGAAACGATGACCGGCGCCAACGGCGTGAAGGTCTATGCGCTGCCGAGGGACCAGCTCGTCGAAATCCTCGCGCGGCACAATCGGCTGGTTCCGCAGGACTAA
- a CDS encoding penicillin acylase family protein, with product MISMKRLGRVALLTGAGLAGIAAAATGGGYLWLRSSLPDYSADRSVAGPRAGIEIIRDAHAVPHIFAKSREDAYFALGYVHAQDRLWQLEMTRLAGQGRITEAVGESGLPTDKLVAALDLDRVAAATHARNSPETRTAIHAYVLGINAGIDTRKGALPPEFVLLGVEPGHWTDADVNRLGGLVALGMGDWREEMLRARLATKLDCERLHDLYARPDERPITYPGLPERSRATTDSCSAIRWQGKAAANVSSLPFGRSHPASNSWTVSGSHTVSGKPMLANDPHGPLGAPADYYPVRMSWPGFEIVGASRPGSPAVASGRNGFIAWGITDMMADQSDIFVERIDPADPGRYLTPEGSAPFRTRTVSIPVKGGEAQAVTLRYTRHGIVLSDIDADAAQLLKEQIGPGYVLAVSGLDNTDGNPLVQAFLGMAEARDWQGFEAAARGFGLQHNLAFAARDGTIGMISAGRLPLRRGDGFLPVPGWERRFDWTGYLPAEQLPAQSDPESGFLANGNNRLVPGSGGALDSTAFVPGWRAGRIEAVLAPAQGIGMDRMTTLQLDTVSLEVAALKPVLRDARPQTEQGRQAQTMLFAWDGEMAADRPEPLIWAAWQRAAGLALLRPKLGGLADAWLKENRPRLDRLLQPGSGWCADCPALAAKALDDAVGDLAESQGSDMTRWRWGDVHRASFRHDILSHVPLIGGLVTIRVPAGGGANTVNAGQTDLWGEDPWADIYGPRYRQVIDLAAPEKSLYMIAPGVSGNPLSHWFGSFAKPWSRGEYVTLTGDPETLRKSAVGDMTLTPAR from the coding sequence ATGATTTCGATGAAGCGGCTCGGGCGAGTCGCCCTCCTCACCGGCGCTGGCCTTGCCGGCATCGCGGCGGCGGCGACCGGGGGCGGCTATCTGTGGCTGCGCAGCTCGCTGCCCGATTATTCGGCGGACCGCAGCGTCGCCGGGCCGCGCGCGGGGATCGAGATCATCCGCGACGCCCATGCCGTGCCGCACATCTTCGCCAAGTCGCGCGAGGACGCCTATTTCGCGCTCGGCTATGTCCATGCACAGGACCGGCTGTGGCAGCTCGAAATGACTCGGCTCGCCGGACAGGGGCGTATCACCGAAGCGGTGGGCGAATCGGGGCTGCCGACCGACAAGCTGGTCGCCGCGCTCGATCTCGATCGCGTCGCCGCAGCGACGCATGCGCGCAACAGCCCGGAAACGCGCACGGCGATCCATGCCTATGTGCTCGGCATCAATGCCGGGATCGACACGCGCAAGGGCGCGCTGCCGCCCGAATTCGTGCTGCTGGGCGTGGAGCCCGGCCATTGGACCGATGCCGATGTCAATCGGCTGGGCGGGCTCGTTGCGCTCGGCATGGGCGACTGGCGCGAGGAAATGCTGCGCGCGCGGCTGGCGACCAAGCTCGATTGCGAGCGGTTGCACGACCTTTATGCCCGGCCCGACGAACGGCCGATCACCTATCCCGGGCTGCCCGAGCGGTCGCGTGCGACGACGGATAGCTGCAGCGCCATCCGATGGCAGGGGAAGGCGGCGGCGAATGTCTCCTCGCTCCCCTTCGGCCGATCGCATCCCGCGTCGAACAGCTGGACCGTGTCGGGCAGCCACACGGTGAGCGGCAAGCCGATGCTCGCCAATGATCCGCACGGCCCGCTCGGCGCGCCGGCGGACTATTATCCCGTACGGATGAGTTGGCCGGGGTTCGAGATCGTCGGCGCATCGCGCCCGGGATCGCCTGCCGTCGCATCGGGGCGCAACGGCTTCATCGCCTGGGGCATCACCGACATGATGGCGGACCAGTCCGACATCTTCGTCGAGCGCATCGATCCTGCCGATCCGGGCCGCTATCTGACGCCCGAAGGATCGGCGCCGTTCCGCACGCGCACCGTTTCGATCCCCGTAAAGGGCGGCGAGGCGCAGGCGGTGACGCTGCGCTATACCCGGCACGGCATCGTCCTTTCCGATATCGACGCGGACGCCGCGCAATTGCTGAAGGAGCAGATTGGCCCCGGCTATGTGCTCGCGGTGTCGGGGCTCGACAACACGGACGGGAACCCGCTGGTGCAGGCGTTTCTGGGCATGGCCGAAGCGCGCGACTGGCAGGGGTTCGAGGCCGCCGCGCGCGGTTTCGGACTGCAGCACAACCTCGCCTTCGCCGCGCGCGACGGGACGATCGGCATGATCTCGGCCGGCCGGCTACCGCTGCGCAGAGGCGACGGCTTTCTGCCCGTCCCCGGCTGGGAGAGACGGTTCGACTGGACCGGCTATCTGCCCGCCGAGCAATTGCCCGCGCAAAGCGATCCCGAATCGGGTTTTCTCGCCAACGGCAACAACCGGCTGGTCCCGGGCAGCGGCGGGGCGCTCGACAGCACGGCGTTCGTACCCGGCTGGCGCGCGGGGCGGATCGAGGCGGTGCTCGCACCCGCGCAGGGCATCGGCATGGACCGGATGACGACGCTGCAGCTCGATACGGTCTCGCTGGAGGTCGCGGCGCTCAAGCCGGTACTGCGCGATGCGCGGCCGCAGACCGAACAGGGCCGGCAGGCGCAGACGATGCTGTTTGCCTGGGACGGGGAAATGGCGGCCGATCGGCCCGAGCCTCTGATCTGGGCGGCGTGGCAGCGCGCGGCGGGACTGGCGCTGTTGCGACCGAAGCTAGGCGGACTTGCCGACGCCTGGCTCAAGGAAAACCGCCCCCGCCTCGACCGGCTGCTGCAACCCGGCAGCGGCTGGTGCGCCGACTGCCCGGCGCTTGCGGCGAAGGCGCTTGATGACGCAGTGGGCGATCTTGCCGAAAGCCAGGGAAGCGACATGACGCGCTGGCGCTGGGGCGACGTGCACCGCGCCTCCTTCCGCCACGACATCCTCTCCCATGTCCCGCTGATCGGCGGGCTGGTGACAATCCGCGTGCCTGCGGGCGGCGGTGCGAACACCGTCAATGCCGGGCAGACCGATCTGTGGGGCGAGGACCCCTGGGCGGATATCTATGGCCCGCGCTATCGGCAGGTGATCGACCTCGCTGCGCCGGAAAAAAGCCTGTACATGATCGCGCCGGGCGTTTCGGGCAATCCGCTGTCGCACTGGTTCGGCAGCTTCGCGAAACCGTGGAGCCGGGGCGAATATGTGACACTGACCGGCGACCCGGAAACGCTGCGCAAGAGCGCGGTGGGTGACATGACGCTGACGCCGGCGCGATAG
- a CDS encoding serine hydrolase encodes MSSNPLRRLGAIAALLALTLAQVAPAAAQSRVDMAAFDRQVRAEMTRWHQPGLAIAVVRKGEPTWLRGYGVRDVRGNDPVDPDTLFALSSCSKPFAAAAIALLVQRGMIGWDDPVTDSLPWFRARDPWVTRALTIRDILSNRAGLRSQAIRAVAPSRRAFLEGVATSAPIHAFRANYAYASDMFALSGEVVAARTGTDWRDFARENFWAPLGMTRTGADYRTARADPDAATPHDLVDGRMVPIAWNYPDQVGLPAVGINSSVRDLSKWLAFQLGAAEGPELTQAGLAETREAQIPLRGPFYDSPFHDVPGVSDEAYALGWFVMRYHGTEVLYHHGSQGGFRCFTAIVPQYGLGFAALENSPNAALPRALFLDLMDRIEGREPGEWGRDFLARQDAIIARIEAREAALRAAVLANPRPRLPLDAYAGRYDDGGPIGAAEVAPQGDKLVLRIGTGGFALRHWNGDRFEMLPMDDPQAGRLGFVTFRTGPDGGVAQMAIDDLTLERQ; translated from the coding sequence ATGAGTTCGAACCCGCTGCGCCGGCTGGGCGCGATTGCGGCCTTGCTCGCGCTCACGCTCGCACAGGTCGCTCCGGCGGCGGCACAGAGCCGCGTCGACATGGCCGCGTTCGACCGGCAGGTGCGCGCCGAAATGACGCGCTGGCACCAGCCGGGGCTCGCGATCGCGGTGGTGCGCAAGGGCGAGCCGACATGGCTGCGCGGCTATGGCGTGCGCGACGTGCGCGGCAACGACCCGGTCGATCCCGACACGCTGTTCGCGCTCAGTTCGTGCAGCAAGCCTTTCGCGGCTGCCGCGATCGCGCTGCTCGTCCAGCGCGGGATGATCGGCTGGGACGATCCGGTGACCGACAGCCTGCCCTGGTTCCGCGCGCGCGATCCCTGGGTGACGCGCGCGCTCACCATCCGCGACATATTGTCCAACCGTGCGGGGCTGCGCAGCCAGGCGATCCGCGCGGTCGCGCCAAGCCGCCGGGCGTTCCTCGAAGGCGTGGCGACCTCGGCGCCGATCCACGCGTTCCGCGCCAACTATGCCTATGCCTCGGACATGTTCGCACTGTCGGGCGAAGTCGTCGCGGCGCGAACGGGGACGGACTGGCGCGATTTCGCAAGGGAGAATTTCTGGGCGCCGCTCGGCATGACACGCACGGGCGCCGATTATCGCACCGCGCGCGCCGATCCCGATGCGGCCACGCCACATGACCTGGTCGACGGCAGGATGGTGCCGATCGCGTGGAACTATCCCGATCAGGTCGGCCTGCCCGCGGTCGGGATCAACAGCAGCGTGCGCGACCTTTCGAAATGGCTTGCCTTTCAGCTTGGCGCGGCGGAGGGGCCGGAACTGACGCAGGCGGGGCTCGCCGAAACGCGCGAGGCGCAGATTCCCTTGCGCGGGCCCTTTTACGATTCGCCCTTTCACGACGTGCCGGGGGTGAGCGACGAGGCCTATGCGCTCGGCTGGTTCGTGATGCGCTATCACGGGACAGAGGTACTCTATCATCACGGCAGCCAGGGCGGGTTTCGCTGTTTCACTGCGATCGTCCCGCAATATGGGCTGGGCTTCGCCGCGCTGGAGAACAGTCCCAATGCCGCGCTCCCGCGTGCGTTGTTCCTCGACCTGATGGATCGGATCGAGGGGCGCGAGCCGGGCGAATGGGGCCGCGACTTCCTCGCCCGGCAGGACGCGATCATCGCGCGCATCGAAGCGCGCGAGGCGGCCTTGCGCGCGGCGGTGCTGGCCAACCCGCGCCCGCGCCTGCCGCTCGACGCTTATGCCGGGCGCTATGACGATGGCGGGCCGATCGGCGCCGCCGAAGTCGCGCCCCAGGGCGATAAGCTCGTGCTGCGCATTGGTACCGGCGGCTTCGCGCTGCGCCACTGGAACGGCGACCGGTTCGAAATGCTGCCGATGGACGATCCGCAGGCAGGGCGGCTCGGTTTCGTGACCTTCCGCACCGGCCCCGACGGCGGCGTGGCGCAAATGGCGATCGACGATCTCACACTGGAGCGACAATAA
- a CDS encoding serine hydrolase domain-containing protein, with amino-acid sequence MRLPLSLALAALLTACAPGAQAQSLPVETVAEAARNWVAEGKAPGIAIGVMQGHEIVLARGYGLADIEHDVAVTPETVFRIGSVTKQFTAAAALRLAEAGPLTPDMLPGPASLYQLLGHTGGVTSFTNGDVAPGEGWSRRRGEAEMLAMIAGFAPRFAPGAGWDYSNSGYYLVGAAIERASGMPLGAYLNEAFFVPLGLDRTALDDERDIVPGRAIGYAADPEAPGGFVHAAWVSMSVPGGAGAMRSTVPDLLRWQDALLHDDVLPPQMRARMLTPTRLSDGSLARRGPEGCRVAQYGLGVYLDAANGVAHVSHYGVIAGYRAYLASFPERGLAVAILTNGESDLTPLVAQVEALLIGANPIPLCPAEDVARMSRPEGAAP; translated from the coding sequence GTGAGGTTGCCGCTGTCCCTGGCCCTCGCGGCGCTGCTCACCGCGTGCGCTCCGGGCGCACAGGCGCAATCGCTTCCCGTCGAGACCGTCGCCGAAGCAGCGCGCAACTGGGTCGCCGAGGGCAAGGCGCCGGGCATCGCGATCGGCGTGATGCAGGGGCATGAGATCGTCCTCGCGCGCGGCTATGGCCTGGCCGATATCGAGCATGACGTGGCGGTGACGCCCGAGACGGTGTTCCGCATCGGATCGGTGACCAAGCAATTCACTGCCGCCGCGGCGCTGCGGCTGGCCGAGGCGGGGCCGCTGACGCCCGACATGCTGCCCGGCCCGGCGAGTCTCTATCAACTGCTTGGCCATACCGGCGGCGTCACGTCGTTCACCAATGGCGATGTCGCGCCAGGCGAAGGCTGGTCGCGGCGGCGCGGCGAGGCCGAAATGCTGGCGATGATCGCGGGCTTTGCGCCCCGCTTCGCACCCGGGGCGGGCTGGGATTACAGCAACAGCGGCTATTATCTGGTCGGCGCGGCGATCGAGCGCGCGAGCGGGATGCCGCTCGGCGCTTATTTGAACGAGGCCTTCTTCGTCCCGCTCGGCCTCGACCGCACCGCGCTCGACGACGAGCGCGACATCGTGCCCGGCCGCGCCATCGGCTATGCCGCCGATCCAGAGGCGCCGGGCGGGTTCGTCCATGCCGCGTGGGTGTCGATGAGTGTTCCGGGCGGCGCGGGCGCGATGCGATCGACGGTGCCCGACCTGCTCCGCTGGCAGGACGCGCTGCTCCATGACGATGTGCTGCCGCCGCAGATGCGCGCGCGGATGCTGACGCCGACACGACTCTCCGACGGCAGCCTCGCGCGGCGCGGGCCGGAGGGGTGCCGCGTCGCGCAATATGGTCTCGGCGTCTATCTCGACGCGGCGAACGGTGTCGCGCATGTCAGCCATTATGGCGTGATCGCGGGCTATCGCGCCTATCTCGCCAGCTTTCCCGAGCGCGGGCTGGCGGTAGCGATCCTCACCAATGGCGAGAGCGACCTCACGCCTCTGGTCGCGCAGGTCGAGGCGCTGCTGATCGGCGCCAACCCGATACCCCTCTGCCCCGCTGAAGACGTCGCGCGGATGTCGCGCCCCGAAGGAGCCGCCCCATGA
- a CDS encoding N-acyl-D-amino-acid deacylase family protein, protein MSVSSFFRIVAVATAAALASGCATGPVYDIAITGGTLYDGSGAPPRAASVAVRDGRIARVAAPDTRLRARRHIDATGLAVAPGFIDPHSHVPESVPEMPGPMRDVQDLSQGVTTIMASPDGELSVRQMGMLRDELARRGSGPNYGCYVGHNGIRREVMPGEHRTATPEELAAMEAQVRAGMEMGCVGLSTGLMYDPGMYADEAEVQALARQVLPFHGSYDSHVRDPGAHLLESDREVVRLGRATGVPVKIAHLKAVGLANRGRIGDVIAMVEAAQAEGVSVVADQYPYDGATLRYARELLLGPDGKVPGADALAAMLADPDRRAALRDATEQGVDGGFAWIKAVGGYGSMRIVDAPDAPDLIDRNLQLLAEDWGVPPFEALVRLVTRHRDVRLTLGSIDEADIRELIVRPWVMIASDGFYVDDTVRALGKAHPRSWGSFTRVLGHYSRDLHLFPLEEAIRKMTSLPADHLGFADRGRIAEGKAADIVLFDPATVAARADYLHPSRPSAGIDTVLVNGVVVYEDGAATGATPGRFVRRQQPE, encoded by the coding sequence ATGTCAGTGTCATCTTTCTTCCGAATCGTTGCCGTTGCGACCGCTGCGGCATTGGCTTCGGGCTGCGCCACCGGCCCGGTCTATGACATCGCGATCACCGGCGGCACGCTCTATGACGGCAGCGGCGCGCCGCCGCGCGCGGCGAGCGTGGCGGTGCGGGACGGGCGCATCGCCCGCGTCGCCGCACCCGACACCCGGCTGCGTGCGCGGCGGCATATCGACGCCACCGGCCTGGCGGTCGCCCCCGGATTCATCGATCCGCACAGCCATGTCCCCGAATCGGTCCCCGAAATGCCCGGGCCGATGCGCGACGTGCAGGATCTCTCACAGGGCGTTACTACCATCATGGCGAGCCCCGACGGCGAACTTTCGGTGCGGCAGATGGGCATGTTGCGCGACGAACTGGCGCGGCGCGGATCGGGCCCCAATTACGGCTGCTATGTCGGGCATAACGGCATTCGCCGCGAAGTGATGCCCGGCGAGCACCGCACCGCGACGCCGGAAGAACTCGCCGCGATGGAAGCGCAGGTGCGCGCGGGAATGGAAATGGGCTGCGTCGGCCTGTCGACCGGGCTGATGTACGATCCGGGCATGTATGCCGACGAGGCCGAAGTACAGGCGCTGGCGCGGCAAGTCCTCCCTTTTCACGGCAGCTATGATTCGCATGTCCGCGATCCCGGCGCGCATCTGCTCGAATCGGATCGCGAAGTCGTGCGGCTGGGCCGTGCGACCGGCGTGCCGGTAAAGATCGCGCATCTGAAGGCCGTCGGCCTCGCCAATCGCGGCCGGATCGGCGACGTGATCGCGATGGTCGAGGCGGCGCAGGCCGAAGGGGTGTCGGTGGTCGCCGATCAATATCCCTATGACGGCGCCACCCTGCGCTATGCCCGCGAGTTGCTGCTCGGGCCGGACGGCAAGGTGCCCGGCGCCGACGCGCTGGCGGCGATGCTTGCCGATCCCGACCGGCGCGCGGCGCTGCGCGACGCGACCGAACAGGGTGTCGATGGCGGCTTTGCGTGGATCAAGGCGGTCGGCGGGTACGGATCGATGCGCATCGTCGATGCGCCCGACGCGCCCGATCTGATCGACCGCAACCTGCAATTGCTCGCCGAGGATTGGGGCGTGCCGCCGTTCGAGGCGCTCGTCCGGCTGGTGACCCGGCATCGCGACGTGCGGCTGACGCTCGGCAGCATCGACGAAGCCGATATCCGCGAACTGATCGTCCGTCCCTGGGTGATGATCGCCAGCGACGGCTTCTATGTCGACGACACCGTCCGCGCGCTGGGCAAGGCGCATCCGCGCTCCTGGGGCAGCTTCACGCGCGTGCTCGGCCATTATAGCCGCGATCTGCACCTCTTCCCACTCGAAGAGGCGATCCGCAAGATGACGTCGCTCCCCGCCGATCATCTCGGCTTTGCCGATCGCGGCCGGATCGCCGAGGGCAAGGCGGCCGATATCGTCCTCTTCGATCCCGCGACAGTCGCTGCGCGCGCCGACTATCTCCACCCCTCGCGCCCCTCTGCGGGGATCGACACGGTGCTGGTGAACGGCGTCGTCGTCTATGAAGACGGCGCGGCGACCGGCGCGACGCCGGGCAGGTTCGTGCGGCGGCAGCAGCCCGAGTGA
- a CDS encoding NAD(P)/FAD-dependent oxidoreductase, translating into MDECDFLIIGAGIAGLAAAAELAPHGKVALIEQEAHPCFHSSGRSAAIFVRSYGNEVVQAITARAGDLFAQAQAEGLFSAFAPPRGVMVVTPKGSPNSGEAPFREYLTAQEAARLMPCLDAGRIDYGWWEPGACDIDVHAMQTGYLRVLRAHGGALIAEAPVRSADYRGGRWHVEAGAHLLSAPVVVNAAGAWIDRVASLFGAHPLGVTPMRRSAVLIDPPGDVDIAGKPMVVDVDETVYFKPDAGRLMLSPADATPVEPHDCWPEDLDLAIAIDRYERLTGNSVSHVHRGWAGLRSFVPDECPLAGPDPDVPGLHWLGALGGFGVQTAPALARLISRQILDRPREMDVDLIRAIQPGRICGRAEVYRPELSARS; encoded by the coding sequence GTGGATGAATGCGACTTTCTGATCATCGGCGCGGGGATTGCCGGGCTCGCCGCCGCGGCGGAGCTGGCGCCACATGGCAAGGTCGCGCTGATCGAGCAGGAAGCGCATCCCTGTTTTCATTCGAGCGGCCGTTCCGCCGCGATCTTCGTGCGCAGCTACGGCAACGAGGTTGTGCAGGCGATCACCGCCCGCGCCGGTGATCTGTTCGCGCAGGCGCAGGCCGAGGGGCTATTCTCCGCCTTCGCGCCGCCGCGCGGGGTGATGGTGGTCACGCCCAAGGGGTCGCCCAATTCGGGTGAGGCGCCGTTCCGCGAATATCTGACCGCGCAAGAGGCGGCGCGACTGATGCCGTGCCTAGATGCCGGCCGGATCGACTATGGCTGGTGGGAGCCGGGGGCGTGCGACATCGACGTCCATGCGATGCAGACCGGCTATCTTCGCGTCCTGCGCGCACATGGCGGCGCGCTGATCGCCGAGGCACCGGTGCGGTCGGCCGACTATCGTGGCGGACGCTGGCATGTCGAAGCGGGGGCGCATCTTCTGTCCGCGCCGGTGGTGGTCAACGCCGCCGGTGCCTGGATCGATCGCGTCGCGTCGCTGTTCGGCGCACATCCGCTCGGCGTCACGCCGATGCGGCGCAGCGCGGTGCTGATCGACCCGCCGGGTGACGTCGACATCGCCGGCAAGCCGATGGTCGTCGATGTCGACGAGACGGTCTATTTCAAGCCCGACGCCGGGCGGCTGATGCTCTCGCCCGCCGATGCCACGCCGGTCGAACCGCATGATTGCTGGCCCGAGGATCTCGACCTCGCCATCGCCATCGATCGCTATGAAAGGCTCACCGGCAACAGCGTCAGCCATGTCCATCGCGGCTGGGCGGGGCTGCGCAGTTTCGTGCCCGACGAATGTCCGCTGGCGGGGCCGGACCCGGACGTGCCCGGGCTGCACTGGCTGGGCGCGCTAGGCGGCTTCGGTGTTCAGACCGCACCCGCGCTTGCGCGACTAATTTCCCGTCAGATATTGGACCGACCGCGGGAAATGGACGTTGACCTGATCCGCGCAATTCAGCCGGGCCGGATCTGCGGTCGGGCTGAAGTGTATCGGCCCGAGCTATCAGCGAGGAGTTAA
- a CDS encoding siderophore-interacting protein, whose protein sequence is MGKALIGLMMKRAIVTACEDPGGGFRLVTLEGAALRRVAWTAGQKAQIAMGSAFVARTYTPIEWNVEAGRTRILGYAHGDGPGSDWLLSLAPGDECDLFGPRASLNVSGVAGPLSVFGDETSMGLAYALIHQHAEWPVECQFEANDITACEQVVTRLGLSTATLVARRRDDAHLRDMAKAFGKLPIAPKPSVWCRHRLHIRCR, encoded by the coding sequence TTGGGCAAGGCGCTTATCGGCCTGATGATGAAGCGTGCGATCGTCACCGCATGCGAAGACCCGGGCGGCGGCTTCCGGCTTGTCACGCTGGAGGGGGCGGCGCTCAGACGCGTCGCGTGGACCGCGGGGCAGAAGGCCCAGATCGCAATGGGATCGGCCTTTGTCGCAAGGACCTACACGCCGATCGAATGGAACGTCGAAGCCGGGCGGACCCGCATTCTCGGTTACGCGCATGGCGACGGGCCGGGCAGCGACTGGCTGCTGTCGCTCGCGCCCGGCGATGAATGCGATCTGTTCGGCCCGCGCGCTTCTCTGAACGTAAGTGGCGTGGCCGGTCCGCTTTCCGTGTTCGGCGACGAGACGTCGATGGGACTGGCCTATGCGCTGATCCACCAACATGCGGAATGGCCGGTGGAGTGCCAGTTCGAAGCGAACGATATAACTGCCTGCGAACAGGTCGTCACCCGACTAGGGCTTTCTACTGCAACGCTGGTGGCCAGACGCCGCGACGATGCGCATCTCCGAGACATGGCGAAAGCATTCGGAAAGTTGCCGATCGCCCCTAAGCCGTCGGTATGGTGCCGCCATCGATTACATATTCGGTGCCGGTAA
- a CDS encoding SDR family oxidoreductase codes for MTPFLTLQGKRALITSGTRGAGAATLTLFEALGARVLTTARTKPAEMAEARFIAADLTHPEGCAAVAAAVHERLGGVDVIVHMLGGSSAPAGGYTVLDDEQWRRELDLNLMPAVRLDRELVPDMEARGSGVVIHVTSIQRELPLPEATIAYAAAKAALSTYSKGLSKQVSPKGVRVLRVSPGWIETESSIELAKRLAVEHHVDVEQGKQIIMDSLGGIPIGRPSKPDEIASLIAFLASDRAGSITGTEYVIDGGTIPTA; via the coding sequence GTGACCCCTTTCCTGACGCTCCAGGGAAAGCGCGCGCTCATCACCTCGGGCACGCGCGGAGCCGGAGCGGCAACTCTCACCCTGTTCGAGGCGCTCGGCGCTCGCGTGCTGACGACGGCCCGGACCAAGCCGGCGGAGATGGCGGAGGCACGGTTCATCGCTGCCGACCTTACACATCCCGAGGGCTGCGCAGCGGTGGCTGCCGCGGTGCACGAGCGGCTCGGCGGGGTGGATGTCATCGTTCACATGCTCGGTGGATCGTCGGCCCCTGCAGGCGGTTATACGGTTCTCGACGACGAGCAGTGGCGACGAGAGCTCGATCTCAATCTGATGCCCGCAGTTCGCCTCGATCGCGAGCTCGTGCCCGACATGGAGGCGCGCGGTTCAGGCGTAGTGATCCACGTGACATCGATTCAGCGAGAACTCCCATTGCCGGAAGCGACCATCGCCTACGCTGCGGCAAAAGCAGCCCTTTCCACTTACAGCAAGGGTCTTTCCAAGCAGGTCTCGCCCAAGGGTGTGCGCGTCCTGCGGGTATCCCCGGGCTGGATTGAGACCGAGTCGTCCATCGAATTGGCCAAACGACTGGCGGTCGAACATCACGTCGACGTCGAGCAGGGCAAACAGATAATCATGGACTCGCTCGGCGGCATACCAATCGGCAGGCCATCGAAGCCTGATGAGATAGCCAGCCTGATCGCCTTCCTCGCCTCCGATCGTGCGGGCTCGATTACCGGCACCGAATATGTAATCGATGGCGGCACCATACCGACGGCTTAG
- a CDS encoding nuclear transport factor 2 family protein, whose translation MTIELPGVIAEYFAADKKGNAEAISKCFTQDAVVVDEGNTYTGRDAIRQWMANASTQYNYTVEPFALVKEDGRTVVTSHLVGNFPGSPVDLRYFFVLEGDKIAELEIVP comes from the coding sequence ATGACTATCGAGCTTCCAGGCGTGATCGCGGAGTATTTCGCAGCCGACAAGAAAGGCAATGCGGAGGCGATTTCAAAATGCTTCACGCAAGATGCTGTCGTCGTCGATGAGGGCAATACCTACACCGGGCGCGATGCGATCCGGCAGTGGATGGCGAATGCATCCACGCAATATAACTACACCGTCGAGCCCTTTGCGCTCGTAAAAGAAGACGGGCGGACCGTCGTCACCAGCCATCTCGTCGGCAACTTCCCCGGCAGTCCGGTGGATCTGCGCTACTTCTTCGTCCTCGAGGGCGACAAGATCGCCGAACTGGAGATCGTACCGTGA